The DNA region AGCCGTTTAAATGAGTCAAGCCGGGGTCAGTTTCCAGAATTAGACAAACTTCTAGATGAGCAACTGCAAAACCAGCAACGTTGGCGCAAAGAATTAGGCATCGAAAAGGAAGAAGTTGATGCAGCCTATGCATTTATGCAATGGTGCGATCGCCTTTCTCTGATTTTATGTCAGCAAGAACTACCTGCTGATGAGCGGTTTTTAGAAATTAGCAAGGGCCCTGAAGGTCAACGCTATGACATCATGCAGCGTAGCGATAACTTGGTTGTTGTCAAACCCTGGCCCTTCCAAGACGATAAATTCACGGTCAACGTCGAAGCTTGCGAACTCTCCCAAATTAAATTTGAGAGCAGCACTGAACTAACTCAAGCACTACAAGAAGCTCCCATCAAGGTACTAGAGTGGACATTCGTTAAAAGTTAGACAGTTGTCGCCGCCATAGTCAGTAATTCAAGCCTCCAGATACAGGCTTTTGGTGTTGGAATTTCTCTGGCTTTTCAATAAAAAAGAGCCAGAGAACTAACTCTCTGGCTCAAAGCCGGAGACAAAAAAATCATCAAATAAAAGCTGAGGTAACAACCTAAATTCTTCCCAGGTTATGCAATCCTAAGATAACGCCCACTCCTAAGATATGACCAAAGGCAGTAGTTGCTAAAAGGGCTGGTAAACCAAAACCACCAAAAAAATTGGCTGAGGGTAGTCCTGGTTCTGCGTTGGGATATTTAATGGTAGATTTACCAAAGGCAATGGCAACGATATTAACGATAATCATAATCAGTGCAACTGTCGGACTCCATTGCAGAGGTGTAGTTGCGGCAGCTAGTAGGGTTGAAGTAAACACCTGATTTGCTCCTGAAATTTATTAATGATTGCAAATATAATCTGAGACTTTCCGAAGCAAATTCAAGAAATTACCCGATTTTGCATTAATATTTAACACTTATTTTCACTACTTAATACAACGTGAGTTCAACGGCATTAATTCAGAACTTAGGCAAAAATCGCCAAAAAGCCTAATTTGTCGGACTGCTTTCTCTACAGGAGGCTGTGCGTCCGGTTGCTTTTTCACTATGTCAAACTCACGTTAATGCATGTATCTATGGAATTATATCTACACAAAGAAGACGAGAACTATAATATTTCTCTATCAAAAGCATTAGATATTTTGAATCGATTATAGCAATCCGACATGAAATAAAAGAACGTACTGAAGCTAAAAGTCCGTATTTATAAGCTTTTCAGCAATTTTGATTTTTAATTTCTTAAAAAGAAAAAATATAATTTTCATCTACCAAAAATCTGAAATCTAAAGATAACAATTTTCTATATCTAAAGAAATTAAATATTTGTTGTATTTGATCTAATAGTATACTTCTGGCAGAAGATGTAAAAAAATATTAGGCATAGTAAATTAAAATCAATATTAATCAAGGTTCCTGAACAATTCGGGCAAGTGTGCTATACACGAGTTTGGAACAGCTTAAAACTTTGTTAAAATCAGCAACACACAAACTATGAACTCTACCACCGAAAAACGTATCGCCTTGATTTCCGTCCACGGAGATCCGGCGATTGAAATAGGGAAAGAAGAAGCTGGGGGACAAAATGTTTATGTGCGTAACGTGGGTGAAGCACTAGCGCACCTGGGATGGCAAGTTGATATGTTTACTCGCAAAGTGAGTCTGGAGCAAGACTCGATTGTTGAACACAGTGAGAATTGCCGCACTATTCGTTTAAAAGCTGGCCCCCTTGAGTTTGTGCCGCGAGATGAAATTTTTGAATTTCTGCCAGAATTTGTAGATAATTTCCTCAAATTTCAAGTAAAAAATGACTTTACATACCAATTAGTTCACACTAACTATTGGCTCTCTAGTTGGGTGGGTATGGAGTTAAAGAAAATCCAACATAGTAAACAGATTCACACCTACCACTCTTTAGGAGCAGTCAAATACAACACCATAGAAAATATTCCTCAGATTGCTACTGTGCGATTAGCAGTAGAAAAAGAGGTGTTGGAAAAAGCAGAGCGAATTGTAGCGACAAGTCCGCAAGAACAGCAACACATGCGATCGCTAGTTTCCACTAAAGGTAATATCGACATCATTCCCTGTGGTACAGATATTCAGCGCTTTGGCTCGATTGCACGAGAAGCAGCCAGAGCTAAATTGGGGATTGATAAAGAAGCCAAAGTAGTATTATATGTAGGGCGTTTTGACCCACGCAAAGGGATAGAAACCTTGGTGCGTGCAGTAAACGAGTCTGGTTTACGTGACTCTAAAAATCTTCAGCTAATTATTGGTGGTGGTAGTACTCCAGGTAACAGCGACGGCATTGAGCGCGATCGCATTGAGCAAATCGTCAACGAATTGGGGATGATCAACTTTACCACTTTTGCTGGTCGTCTGAGTCAAGATATTTTGCCAACTTACTATGCAGCTGCTGATGTTTGCGTTGTTCCCAGTCACTACGAACCCTTTGGACTCGTAGCGATCGAAGCGATGGCAAGCGGTACACCAGTGGTAGCAAGTGATGTCGGCGGACTTCAGTTTACTGTAGTTAATGAAGAAACTGGTTTATTGGCAGCACCGCAAGATGTAGATGCCTTTGCATCTGCCATTGACCGAATTCTTTTAGCTCCAGAATGGCGTGATGAATTGGGTAAAGCTGGTAGAAAGCGCGTCGAAACTAAGTTTAGCTGGGATGGTGTAGCACATCAACTGAGTGAACTTTACACCGAACTGTTGCAGCCACAACCAGTAGCATCAACAGCAAAAGAACTAGTAGAGTCAACAGCCGAACTAGTGCAGTCAGCAGCAAAAGAACTAGTGGAGTCAACAGTCGAATTAGTGCAGTCAACAGCAAAACAGCCAGTTTTGGTTGCTAAATAATTCTCTTGGGTAACAGATAATGGTGAATGGGTAACTTGGAAATAACCAATAATTTTATTTTCCTAGTCGTCACTGACCATTACTCAATCATTTATTCTAAATATTCTCTAGGCTGAGTGATTTCCATTATTAGTTTAATTAGTGGAAATTACTTAGCCTATTTATTTATATACCTTGATATGACAAAAATCGACACTAAAAAATGTATAAAAAGGGTAACCTATGATTTAAGTGCTGGGAGTCTGTCTGAATAATAGATTTCTGCGTTAGCTATCACCAAACCAAGTAACCGCTATGATAGTTGAGGTCTGCTATGCTTTGACTAAACGAAGATAAAAGCATAGCGATCGCTACCATTTGAATGTTAACAACTAATCGCTTTGCAACCAGTTGACTTTACCACTCTCACAGCTGCTTGTAGCGAAATCCGCGCTAACTGGCTACCATCACGCTTAGAACAGGTTTACCAGCGCGATCGCTACACTATTGCTATGGCATTACGCACCCTGAAACAGCGAGATTGGCTGCAAATTTCTTGGCATCCCCAAGCTGCACATATTTGCATCGGCGATCCACCACCGCGATCGCCAGATACCTTTACTTTTAGTCAACAACTGATACACCAATTAAATGGTTTAGCACTGGTAGCTATTGAAGCGATCGCCCCTTGGGAGCGGGTTATCGATTTGCAATTTGCCCGTCGTCCCGGAGAAACCGCCCTATATCATGTCTATGCGGAAATCATGGGCAAGTATAGCAACGTCATCCTCACCGACGCCAACAATATAATTATCACCGCAGCTCATCAAGTAAGTCAGCAACAATCTAGTGTCCGTCCCATCCAAACCGCACAACCTTATGAAACACCGCCAAAACTGACTGGAACTGTCCCCAGTTTGAACGAATCACAAGAACGTTGGCAAGAACGGGTAAGTTTAGTGCCAGGAGCAATCAAGCGGCAATTGCTGAAAAGTTATAGTGGCTTGAGTGCAGCACTACTGGAGTTAATGCTGCTAGAAGCAAATATCGCACCAGAAACATCCACCGATACTCTTAATCCTGACGATTGGCGACGGCTATTTGAACGTTGGCAAGAATGGCTGCAAGCATTGGATTCGGGTAAATTCCAACCCGCTTGGACAAAAGATGGCTACACCGTAATGGGTTGGGGTGCAGTTAAAAAGGTCAAGAATATCCAGGAGTTACTCAACCGCTACTACAGTAACCAAATTGACCAACAGTTATTTTCTCAATTGCGCCATCAGTTGAGCCAGAAATTGAATAATATTCTGGCGAAATTACAGAATAAGGCTCAAACCTTTAAGACGCGCTTGCAGCAATCAGATCAAGCCGATGAATATCGACAGAAAGCTGATTTATTGATGGCTCACCTGCAAAACTGGGAACCAGGGATGAAAGAAATTATCCTTGCTGATTTTGATACAAATCTGCCAGTAGCGATCGCTCTGTTGCCAGATAAAAATGCTGTCCAAAATGCCCAAGGTCTTTACAAACAACACCAAAAGCTCAAACGCGCTCGTGCTGCCGTCGAACCGCTACTATTAGAAGTGCAGATAGAAATTGAGTATTTAGAACAAGTAGAAGCTGCGATCGCTCAGATAGACACCTACCAAACAGCAGAAGATTTGCGAGCTTTAGAAGAAATCCGCGAAGAATTGATTGGACAAAAGTATTTAGAAGATCCAGAATATCGCAGCCGCAGCGCCAATGAACCCCCCAGCACCAACTTTCATCGTTACCTGACCCCTAACGGCTTTGAAGTATTAATCGGTCGCAACAATCGCCAAAATGACCAATTGACCTTTCGTGTAGCTGGGGATTATGACTTATGGTTCCACGCTCAAGAAATTCCAGGGAGCCATGTGCTATTACGTCTAGAACCCGGTGCTGTTGCAGAAGAAGCTGATTTACAATTTGTAGCTAATCTTGCCGCCTACTACAGTCGCGCCCGTCAGAGTGAACAAGTGCCAGTAGTTTACACTCAGCTAAAACACGTTTACAAACCCAAAGGAGCAAAACCAGGAATTGCAATTTACAAGCAGGAAACCATCCTCTGGGGAAAACCACAAATGGTCGTTAGTCATTAGTAATTGGGCATTGGGCATTGGGCATTGGGCATGGAGAATTGGGTAATAATCAATAGTTTTTCTTCCCCTGCTCCCCCTGCTCCTCTACTCCCCTCCTTTTCTACCCTGCGATTTGCTGAATTATCCTGATAGATAGAAGCTTTTAAGCTTTATTCGGATCTTTTTTGATGAAGTTTCACGAAAAATCTGTGTTGACTGTTACAATATTGTTAAGAAAAGTTGCCCGTTGCATTTTGGGAACGCGCAATTGGGTTTTAACTCTCTTGAGAAGACAACGCAAAAAAAAATTTTCCAGACCAGCTGTGGGAGGCTGGTCTTTTTGTTTTTTAATGGGTCGTAGGATGTCCAAAAATAGCCAACGTGCCAATACGGTTCGGATAAGCATTTTTCACTTTCCTTGTGGTCTGGGGAAAGGGTAAGGGGTAAAGGGTAAAGGATGTATTGAAAACCTTTCCCCTTTTCCCTTTGCCCTTTAACCGAACCGTATTGCCCAACGTGCTATAAAACCACACCATTTTTACACCAATAACAAGCGCTGAAATAGAGTTATTTAGATAAACAAGAAACCCCTGAAGGCTAAGACTTTCAGGGGTTTTTATGATTATGCCAGGAACCGGACTTGAACCGGTGACACGAGGATTTTCAGTCCTCTGCTCTACCAACTGAGCTATCCCGGCTGGGGCTTTTGTGAGCCACGATTAATCAATGTAGCAAACATCCAATAAAATAGCAAGCCCTTGGAGAAAAAAGATTTACGCGGCTTTCAAATTCAACTTAAACCAGATGAAAACGGCTACAAATAGCAGAAATTGCACAAGAACAATACTTGGGCCAGAAGCAAAGTTAAAAATACCTGACACAATGATGCCAGCAATACTGCTAATAGAACCAACTATCACTGACATGATTAGAAAGCGGCTAAAGTGGTGACTCATCAGTTTGGCGGTGGAGGCGGGAATCACCAAAAAGGCGTTCACTAGTAAAACGCCGACAGCTTTAATCGCTACAGCAACGGCGAGTGAAAGCAAGACCACAAAAACGTAGCGGTACAACTGGACGGGAATACCTTGAACTTGTGCTACATCGGGGTTAAGGGTCAATAAAATTTGCTGGCGCAGAGTTGATAATAAAAATATGCTGCCTCCCACAAGTACTAGCAGCGTCAAAATCAAATCTGTGGTATCGATCGCTAGAATATCGCCGAACAGCACAGCCATCAAGTTGCCACGATATCCTTTAATTAGGCTAGTGAGAATCACACCGATCGCTAATGCCCCAGATAGGACTATGCTAAGGACGCTATCGCTACCTAAGTCGGTTTTGTCGATAAAGTAGAGGACAATAACCCCAAAAACCAACGTGAAAGGTAACAGCATCCAAGTCGGATTTATTTGTAGCAGCACACCTAACGCCACACCTACTAATGCTGCATGACCAACTGCGTGGCTGAAAAAAGATAACTGGCGCAAGGTGACAAAACTACCCAACATCCCGCCAAGTATTCCCATCAACACAGCACCGACGATCGCACGCTGCATAAAAGGGAATGTTAACAAGCTTACCAAGTCATTAGTATTGGCGATCGCAAGCCTTGCTATCTGACAATCATTGAAGAAATTCATATTTATGGATATTAATGTTGGTGCTGGTAACGGCTAAAACCTGGGCCGTAGGTTGCTAATAGGTTTTGCGGTGAAAGGGCAATTTCTGGCTTACCAGTACAAACAATGCTTTGATTCAGGCAAAGCACGCGATCGCAATGGCGATTTACCATATCAATATCATGAGAGACTTGCAATACCGTCCAACCTTCCTGACGCTTTAATTCATTTAGCAAAGCGTAAAAATCTGCTGAACCTTGCACATCAACACCAGCAAAGGCTTCATCGAGTACCAAGAGTTTGCGAGGCATTACCAAACAATAAGCCAATAAAACCCGCTTGAGTTGACCACCGCTAAGAGTACCAATAGCTTGATGCTGTAAATGATAAGCATCGGTTCGCCGTAAAGCTTCTCCTACGGCTGCCGATTTTTCTCGGTCTTGTCTCCACAGCCTGGAGAAAAATAAATCCCCTTTTTTCGCTTCTTTGTCCCATCCAAGTCCTACTAATTCGCTCACAGAAATGGGAAAGCTGCGGTCAAAAATGAAGTTTTGCGGCATATAGCCCAACAAGTGACGTAAACGCCCCAGTCTTGCAATTGGACGACCTAAAATTTCAATCGTACCAGCACTTCGAGGTATCAAATCTAAAACTGCTTTTACCAGAGTACTTTTACCAGCACCATTGGGGCCGACGATAGCTGTATCTGTTCCTGGCAATAATTCAAAAGAAACATCTCGAACAGCTAGATAGCTGCCTTGATAAACAGTTAATCCTTCTACTTTTAAAATAGCAATGTCATTAGTCATTGGTCATTAGTCATTGGTCATTGGTCATTGGTCATTGGTCATTGGTCATTGGTCATTGGTCATTGGTCATTGGTCATTTGCAAAGGACAAAGGACAACTGACAAATGACAAACCTATTTACATGCCGTTTGCAGAGTTTGCAAGTTAGCTTTCATCGCCTTGAAATAATGCTGTGGATCTGTTTCGCCAGTTTCTAGAGAATCCAGAGGACGCAAAGTTAATTTTAAATCTTTGGAGAGGCTCGATAGAAGTTTGTTATCTACTCCTGGTTCACTAAATAAAGCTTTAACTTTGTACTTCTTCACCGCATTGACTGCATTTTGCACATCCGTTGGTGAAAGTTGATCTTCGGGAATTTGTACTACAGCAACTTGCTTGAGGTTATAGCGTTTAGCTAAATATGGAAACGCATCATGAAAGGTAATAAAGGTACAACTAGGAGTTTTTTGCAAAGTCAGTTGAAATTCGCTGTTTAAACTTTCTAATTCTTTAATATAAGTCGCAGCATTCGCCTCATAAGTTGCTTTGTTCGCTGGGTCAGCAGCAATTAATCCATCCCGAATATTAGTTACTTGCTGTTTTGCCAAAACTGGATCTAACCAAACGTGAGGATTACCTTGGGTGTGTTCCTCGTCTTTTTCCTCTTGAGACGTTTTTACAACGGGTGAAATTTCATTTAAGGGTTTAATACCAATACTTGCATCAATTTCCGCTAATTTGCTGTTTTGGGCATTTTTAACAGTATTTTCCAGAAATCCCTCCAAACCTAAACCATTTTTTACTAACACATTCGCAGTTGCGATCGCTTTGACATTTTCGGGTGTCGCTTGGTATTCATGCACCTCCGTACCAGGTGGCACTAAAATTTCTACATCTGCCACATTCCCAGCTACTGCCTTAGTAAACAAATATATTGGCAAAAACGTTGTCACTACTTTAGTTTTTTCCGACTGCACCGACGGGGTAGAGGCAGCTTCCTGTGCTTGCGGCGACTGTTCGGAAGTTGTTCCCTGATTTGGATTCGATTGACTACAGCCAGTAGTTATTGACAACATCAGCAAAGCAATTATCGGCAAGATACCGCTTTTTTGCTTGCTTGTTCTAATTCCTCTACAATTCACAATCACATATTTTCTCCCCAAAACGGATGCTGACTCTGCCTCTGTCAAAATTCCTATTGACAAGTTTATACTATAATAATTCTCATTCTCATTTTAGGCACATAATATTATTCTGGATTTCCTGTGTAATGAATGACAACAAAACTTTTTTAGACGGTACAACCCTCTGCAATTTAGTTTTCCCTGAATAATTAGGGTTTCTTGACTTTTTTTGTTAAAAAGGTTGCTTACTTCTGATAAGATTGCTGACAAATATTCTCATAAAATACACGTTTGAAAAAACGTGGTTTGGGTGTGAGTTGGATATCAGTGTGAGGAGAGAAATGGAAAAATTCTGGAAATATCTGCTAGTTAGTCCAGCAGTCTGCTGTGTCATGCTATTTTTTAATACTGCTACATTTGCAGGTGAAACATCGGGAAAGTCTGAAATCAATCAACCGCAAGTTTCAGCTAATCCAGATATAAGAGTTACGAACATAGCGCCAGCTCATCCAATGGCGCAAGTTACATCTGTGTCTCAATTTTCTGATGTACAACCCACTGACTGGGCATTTCAAGCATTGCAGTCCTTGGTTGAACGCTATGGGTGTATTGCAGGATACCCAAATAGCACTTATCGCGGTAATCGGGCATTGACGCGGTATGAGTTTGCGGCTGGTTTGAATGCTTGTCTTGACCGCGTTAACGAACTTATTGCTACAGCCACAGGCGATTTAGTTAACAAACAAGATTTAGCCACATTACAAAAGCTGCAACAAGATTTTTCAGCCGAACTGGCGACACTCCGAGGTCGTGTGGATGCAGTAGAAGCTAAAACTGCTGAATTGGAGGCGAATCAGTTCTCAACCACAACTAAACTGCAAGGACAAGTTGTCGCAGTCGTTAGCGATGTTTTGTCAGGAAATACAGTC from Nostoc commune NIES-4072 includes:
- the psaK gene encoding photosystem I reaction center subunit PsaK, whose amino-acid sequence is MFTSTLLAAATTPLQWSPTVALIMIIVNIVAIAFGKSTIKYPNAEPGLPSANFFGGFGLPALLATTAFGHILGVGVILGLHNLGRI
- a CDS encoding metal ABC transporter substrate-binding protein, coding for MLSITTGCSQSNPNQGTTSEQSPQAQEAASTPSVQSEKTKVVTTFLPIYLFTKAVAGNVADVEILVPPGTEVHEYQATPENVKAIATANVLVKNGLGLEGFLENTVKNAQNSKLAEIDASIGIKPLNEISPVVKTSQEEKDEEHTQGNPHVWLDPVLAKQQVTNIRDGLIAADPANKATYEANAATYIKELESLNSEFQLTLQKTPSCTFITFHDAFPYLAKRYNLKQVAVVQIPEDQLSPTDVQNAVNAVKKYKVKALFSEPGVDNKLLSSLSKDLKLTLRPLDSLETGETDPQHYFKAMKANLQTLQTACK
- a CDS encoding DUF3891 family protein — translated: MIVNATPNGWEVIYHRAHALLAAQLAGQWRRKDAPARLYETVAAISHHDDLEKEWEEDILTEAGAPLDFMLSSNADVDAGVQKLADLAKNALYRGRWVALLISMHISRLNESSRGQFPELDKLLDEQLQNQQRWRKELGIEKEEVDAAYAFMQWCDRLSLILCQQELPADERFLEISKGPEGQRYDIMQRSDNLVVVKPWPFQDDKFTVNVEACELSQIKFESSTELTQALQEAPIKVLEWTFVKS
- a CDS encoding metal ABC transporter ATP-binding protein, encoding MTNDIAILKVEGLTVYQGSYLAVRDVSFELLPGTDTAIVGPNGAGKSTLVKAVLDLIPRSAGTIEILGRPIARLGRLRHLLGYMPQNFIFDRSFPISVSELVGLGWDKEAKKGDLFFSRLWRQDREKSAAVGEALRRTDAYHLQHQAIGTLSGGQLKRVLLAYCLVMPRKLLVLDEAFAGVDVQGSADFYALLNELKRQEGWTVLQVSHDIDMVNRHCDRVLCLNQSIVCTGKPEIALSPQNLLATYGPGFSRYQHQH
- a CDS encoding Rqc2 family fibronectin-binding protein, with amino-acid sequence MQPVDFTTLTAACSEIRANWLPSRLEQVYQRDRYTIAMALRTLKQRDWLQISWHPQAAHICIGDPPPRSPDTFTFSQQLIHQLNGLALVAIEAIAPWERVIDLQFARRPGETALYHVYAEIMGKYSNVILTDANNIIITAAHQVSQQQSSVRPIQTAQPYETPPKLTGTVPSLNESQERWQERVSLVPGAIKRQLLKSYSGLSAALLELMLLEANIAPETSTDTLNPDDWRRLFERWQEWLQALDSGKFQPAWTKDGYTVMGWGAVKKVKNIQELLNRYYSNQIDQQLFSQLRHQLSQKLNNILAKLQNKAQTFKTRLQQSDQADEYRQKADLLMAHLQNWEPGMKEIILADFDTNLPVAIALLPDKNAVQNAQGLYKQHQKLKRARAAVEPLLLEVQIEIEYLEQVEAAIAQIDTYQTAEDLRALEEIREELIGQKYLEDPEYRSRSANEPPSTNFHRYLTPNGFEVLIGRNNRQNDQLTFRVAGDYDLWFHAQEIPGSHVLLRLEPGAVAEEADLQFVANLAAYYSRARQSEQVPVVYTQLKHVYKPKGAKPGIAIYKQETILWGKPQMVVSH
- a CDS encoding metal ABC transporter permease codes for the protein MNFFNDCQIARLAIANTNDLVSLLTFPFMQRAIVGAVLMGILGGMLGSFVTLRQLSFFSHAVGHAALVGVALGVLLQINPTWMLLPFTLVFGVIVLYFIDKTDLGSDSVLSIVLSGALAIGVILTSLIKGYRGNLMAVLFGDILAIDTTDLILTLLVLVGGSIFLLSTLRQQILLTLNPDVAQVQGIPVQLYRYVFVVLLSLAVAVAIKAVGVLLVNAFLVIPASTAKLMSHHFSRFLIMSVIVGSISSIAGIIVSGIFNFASGPSIVLVQFLLFVAVFIWFKLNLKAA